From the Sanguibacter sp. HDW7 genome, the window GTAGTCGACGCCGAGCTTGTCGACCTGGCCGGCGTGGGCGCTGATCGCGATGAGCTCGGCGCGCTGGACGAGCGTCGTCCCGCCGATCGAGGACACCGGGAAGCCCCACGTGGAGACCTCGGCCGGGACGCCACGCGCATCGAGCCAACGCCCCTCGCCCGCGGAGACGAGCACGGGCGCGAAGATCCGCAGGAGCTCGAGGACGTCGCGGTCCTTGTCGCCGCCGAGCGCCGCGTGCAGCGCGGGGACGTCGGCCGCCTCGATCTTGTGGTGGTACTCGAAGTCCTCGCCGTCCTGGTAGTCGGAGCCGTGGAGGTCGACGCCGCCGGACGCGGTCCTGGTGGCGCGCAGGGTGAAGCTCTGGCGGGAGTAGATCGTGTCGTTCATAGGGATCTCCTGTCGTCGGGGTCAGCCGCGGGTGCGGCCACGCGTGCTGCGGTGGGTGACGATGCGGCGCACCGCGTTCCCCGCCCGACGTCGTGCGGCGCCGTCGTCCTGTGTCTCGAGCTTCGCCGGCTGCGCGGGCCGCGCGGGTCGCGGCGCATCGAGGGTCTCGTCGTCCGGACCTGTGCGCTGCCCGTCCTCGTCGAACTGGGCGCTGCACGCCGTGCAGCCGTACGCGGGCATCGTGGGGCCGCCGACGCAGCACCCGATGGCCCGCTCGCGGTGGCGCCGCATCGAGGCCTCGAGGTCGTCGTCGCTCATACCGGCCGGCGGCACGAGCAGCCCGACGACGAGGCGCACGATCGCCTCGGGAGCGCCGCAGCGCGGGCACTCGTCCACCGTGGTTCCCGGGGCGAGCACTGCAGCGCCCGGCGCGGGAGAGTCGTCGGACATCATCCGTCGGCCACCTGCCCTCCGTGTCGTGGTGCCGGAGCGGGCCGCACACGGCGACCCGCTCCGGGAGGGGCCCTGAACCCCTCGGCGAGGGTCCCTGAACCCTCATCGGCAACGTATCGGCAGCCACCGACATTCTTGGCGACCTCGGTCCCGGATCATCACGGATCGGCCTCGGAGCGGGTGAGAAACCGCAGCAGCCCGCGGAATGTCGGTGGCTACCGCTAGCGTCGGACCCACGACGGCGAAGCCTGACGCCGCGCAGGAACAGGGAACCTGCGTGGCGTCCCGCCGTCGACCTCGACGACCAGGGAGTCATGATGGGACATATCGGCATGACAGGGCGGCTCGTCTCGCCCGCAGGCGCTGCGTTCGGGCTCGTCCCGGTGCCCGACCCGTGGAGCCCGTCCGCCGCACCCGGTGGCAAGGTGCTCGTCGATGTCGAGCTGCTCTCCCCCGACAGGCTCGTCTGCTACCTCGGCCGCAGGATCCCGACGGACGCCCTCGCACGGCTCGCGGCCGCCTACCTCCGGGCCGCCGCCGACCTCCACCCCGAGGTCACGGCACCGGCGGTCGAGATTCCCGAGGGCGGCGTCACGGTCGCGTTCGTCGCCTCCGACGACCTCAACGTCACGGTCGAGTGCACCGTCGTCGAGGTCCTCGGCGACGACGTGCCGAAGCGCGACAGCCTCGCGTTCGACGTCCCCCGGGCGAGCCTCGTCTCGTGCTCGCACCAGCTGACGGCATGGGTCGAGGACCTCACGACGCCTGTCGAGGAGGACGCCTGATGGGATTCTTCGCCAAGCGGCTGGGTTTCGAGCCTGGCGACTCGCGCTCCTCGTCGAGCTCGCGACCGGTCGCTCCCGCAAGGATGACGTTCGCGTCCTCCTGCCCCGCCTGAGGCGGACGTTGCCGCGAGGTTGCCCGACCCGCCAGGGATGCTCCACCCGGCGGGTCGGGGCCTCGCTGGTCACTACCTTGCGCATCTTTCCTGGGAGTTCCCTGACGCGTCGGTGGGACGAGGCTGGCAGTCGCGCCGCCGTAGGATCGGAGGCGCCCCCACCCCCTCGCTCGGAGCTCTGCATGCCTGTGTCCACCCTTCCCGGCGGCGCCCTCGTACGCGCGGCTCGACCCGGCGACGAGCCGGCGATCCTCCGGTGCATCCAGTCGCTCGCGGCGTACGAGAAGGAGCCGGACGCGGTCGTCAACACCGTCGAGCGCCTCACCGACGCCCTCTTCGGCGAGCGGCCCGCGGCGTTCACGCACGTCGTCGAGCTCGACGGCGAGGTCGTGGCGATCGCGCTGTGGTTCACGACGTACTCGACGTGGACGGGCGAGCAGGGCATGTGGCTCGAGGACCTGTGGGTCGACGAGGCGTACCGCGGGCGCGGCTACGGCCGGGTGCTCGTGCAGACCCTCGCGGCGGTATGTGTCGAGCGAGGCTTCCCGCGCTTCGAATGGACGGTGCTCGACTGGAACGCGCCGTCGATCGCGTTCTACCGCGCGCTCGGCGCGGTCGGCATGGACGAGTGGACGACGCAACGCGTCACGGGTGCGGCGCTCGCGAGGCTCGCGGGGCGCTGAGCCCACCGCGCCCGCCGTCGTCGGACGCGCTACCGTCGGCGTCGACGACGCACGCCACGACCCGGAGGCTCCTCCATGACCCGACACCCCGCCGTCACGAGCTTCACGGCCGAGCAACGGGCTTCGACGCAGACGTTGCGCGTCGTGTGGACGCCCGCGTCGCCAGGTGCCCTCGGCAAGCTGGCCCGGGCTCTCGGGATCACGCGCGGCCACGAGGTCGCGCTGCGCCCGGCAGGCGCGTCGACCCCGTGGCTTCTGTACCGGGTCCCGCAGGGGACGGAGCTCGTCACGCGGCTGACGGGACCGCAGCACACGGTCGTGGACCGCTACGAGGTGCGCGTGCGCACGTCACCGGAGGGCGAGTGGTCGCCCGTCACCAAGGTGCGGGTCGTCGTGCACGACGTGCCCGAACCGGCACGTGCGCCAGCCGCCTCGGCCTGGACGAGCAGCGTCACCGACCGCATCCTCTCGGCCGCGTCGTACCACGCCACGCTGCCGGACCCGACGGTCCTCGCGACGACCGCGGCCGACCAGAGCCTCGCGGTGGCGTCCGACGCCGCGCGTGCGGATGCGCTCGCGCTGGTCCTCGGGGCCGTCGTCGCGCTCGAGCAGCGACTCACGGCGGGCACGGCCGCGGCGTCGCACGAGGCGGCATCGATCCGACGGTGAGCACGGGTCGCGGGCGACGCTTCGCGTCGCGCTGCGCCTGCTCAATCAGCGCCCGATCAGGCGCGCACGGTCCCTCTCACGACAGGGACGTCGCTGGTGCGAGCGGTCCGACGCGGACAGTCGTCTCCATCCCGATGTCGATGCCCACGTCGCGCGTCCCGTGCCCACCGTCGTACGAGACGGGCACGGTCACCGGCGTCGCCCCGGCCGCAAGCTGCACGACGAGCAGCTCGGCATGCTCGGAATCGGCACCGGCGAGCGCCCCCGTCCACTCGACGTTCGCGACGGCCCGCGCGCCGGGGTCGAGCGGGACGACGCCCTGCTGCGTGCCGCCGTCGATCGGGTCGCGCTGCTCGAGCGCGAGGACGAACGTCGAGCCCCACGACCCGCGCACGCCGAGGCCCGGGTAGCCGCGCACCTCGC encodes:
- a CDS encoding GNAT family N-acetyltransferase encodes the protein MPVSTLPGGALVRAARPGDEPAILRCIQSLAAYEKEPDAVVNTVERLTDALFGERPAAFTHVVELDGEVVAIALWFTTYSTWTGEQGMWLEDLWVDEAYRGRGYGRVLVQTLAAVCVERGFPRFEWTVLDWNAPSIAFYRALGAVGMDEWTTQRVTGAALARLAGR